The following nucleotide sequence is from Zea mays cultivar B73 chromosome 1, Zm-B73-REFERENCE-NAM-5.0, whole genome shotgun sequence.
AGTAGCCCCAGCGCTGCATGATTGCGGGGCGGTGGGGGCGTCTGCGTGCGTGCAGGTCATTGCCGCTCCGCTGCTTAACTACAGCTGGCGTTCGCACTGTTGCAGCTCTGCAACGCAAGTACGCAGGCACCTGCGAGCAGGCCTCCGTTTGGTTGTGGGCCTGGACGGGAGAAGGCCTCGTCCTACTtgcggcccgcgccggctcccgggcCGACCCGCTCGTCCAGGAGGAACGACTTGATGGAGCGGTTGACGTGGTCGGCGCCCTCCAGCTGCAGCGCGTGCCCTGCGTCCCTGACGATCTCTAGCCTGGACCTCTCGCCCAGAAGCCTGCGTTCACGCGCAGTGCAATGGCAGCGCTCTGAGCGATAAGAAGCGAAGTGGCGTGGTGGGTTGCGTTGCGTGCAATGCAAAGAGAGCAAGGATCTTCGGCAGTGCGGCGGTGCTGCGGCTGCGCTAGCTGTGCGTTTTTTTTACCTACCTGTGCAGCCTGTGGCCGAGGTCGACGGGGAACACCTGGTCTTTGTCGCCCCAGATGATCAGTGTTTCCTGGAGGGAACGGATCGGAAGCCCAAAATTGTTAGTATTTTTGTTTTGTTAGTGTTCCTGCGAGTTCATATGGTAATTGCATAATTAGTACTGCATCCGTCCCAAAAATAATATTCGTTTTAACccttgatttttatgtctatattgtaGTAGATGATAATGAATATAGACACATACAAAGTATTATATGAATCAACTAAAAAACCAAAACGGATTTTATCTTGGAACCTAAGGAGTAAGTGCGATGTCGTAGTGGGGTGGTACGTACCTGGGTAAGAACCGGGAGGGGGTCGAAGCCAGCTCCGGTCTTGAGCAGTTCGTGCAGCAACTCTGCCCTTTCCCTTTTCTGGTCCACGTACATGAGctgcatgagacgggaaaaaaaagAAAGTGTGGGAGATGTGTATGATGTACTGTACCAAAGCCCTGAGCCCTCAGGCCGGGGACAGGCAAGCCTCCCGTCAGGACGATTTTCGGGTCTAGCTATCCATCCACTGCCATGCGACATGGGTGATGGGTGGCACGTTCCACACGCTCACTGGGCCACGTTGCGTGCCGCATCCTAGAACTACTCCTTGTTGCGGTTACGTGCTCGGAAACCATTGCACGCGGACGAACGGCAGCCGCTGGGGCGTCGGGTACTCGGGTCGGTTCATCGTGACCAGCGCGAAAGCGAGACGGGACGGAAGCAAGCACAGCCCCAGAGGCCAGAACGTGCAGAAGCAGTAGGGGCGAAGGTGGATTTGCGAGCCACAAGCTGTCGTCCCCATATTGGCCACGCGCGCGCGTACGGACGCGATGCGGACCTGCTATGTCGTAGGGCCTCTTCAATTCCTTTGTCCTCTCGGCCTTGACACTTGCCTCCGCCCGTCCGGGTCCGGATGTGCATCTATCGAGTCGACGGATGGATTACCAACTTCCGGTCCATGCATACATCCATGCCGCAGATCCTGCGTGGTCGGGTATTTTTTTTTTTGGTTGGCTGGACTTGGACAAAACAAAAGCTATACTGATCCAAGGATCTGGACCCATAAGCTGTCCTAGACCCTTGTCTGCTGCTCGATCTGCACGCAACTTGACGAGCAGTCAGTGTCGCGTACGCTGCCGCCGAGTTCTTTTTGCTATGGGTGGGGCCACGTAAGGAGCCAGCAACCAAAGGAATCGGCGGCATCCGTGCCACGCCGCACCAGATCTACCGGATCCGCGTGTCTCTCTCTCCCCGCTCTCTGGACTGGAACACGAGGAGTACATGACGACATGCATATAGGAGTGTGTGTGTGCCTGTGCTGTGTGGTATCTCTTCCGCTCCCTCCGTCCGAAAACAGAAAAAAATAATTCCATTTCAAGAATCCAATCGATAAATCGATTTTAAAATATAATAAACGATGTGAAAAATAATAGCATCGCATACTATTAGGTTGATTATGAAATGTGTTTTTATAACAAGAGGCATGAATGATACTACCAGAGCTGGTTGATTTCTTATGGAATGAGATGAATCACGCTCTTTTGAAGAGTGTTGCAGCACGCTGACGCTGGTGCGTGCATGTCTACCTTCTGAAACATGGGGTTTTTTTCCCGCGGTATTCTATATATTTTCTCTCTGTGTGTGTGACTTGTATGAAATCTCTACAAACTGAACTGTCCGAGTCTTATGTTCTTGACACGAAACATGTCTCGTTACTGAAATCTTAGGGAGTACGAAACCCAATTGAATGTACACAACCTATCATGTTTCGCGTGGACAAATGCATCACTACTGACCTTTAGTAGACTCTAGCGTACGCTAAACAATATGGAACTCAATACGAAACCACACACGCAGAGAAAGCGATAGTGCAAAATCACGAACATAATAATtggaagaaagaaaaaaaaatcgaACGAGATCGAGCACTGACCTGGATGAAGTCGTCAAGCACGAAGTCCGGCATCCAAGGCGGGGGGCGATGCATGGAGCGTCTTACGAGGAAGCGCAGCCCCTCGGCGGTGTCCGGCAGCAGCGCATCCTCGACGGTGCGGTCCTCGCGCGCCGCCATCGCCCGCATCTCCCCGGGCGTGGCCGCGACGCCGGTGGTCATGATGACGAGCCTGCCCACGGCGTCCCTGGCCTCGGCGGCGGCCATCCGGTAGGCGACGAAGCCGCCGTAGCTGATCCCCGCGACGTCGTAGCGGGGCACGCCGAGGAGGCGCATGGCCTCGGCGGCGCAGCGGGCCTGGAACGCCACGGAGCGCAGCGGCGACGCGGACCGGGACTGCGCGCCGAAGAACACGAGGTCCGGCACGTACACGTGGAAGTGGCGGGACAGGCGCGGGAGGTTGCGCGCCCACGTCCACTTGGCGTCCCCGCCGAAGCCGTGGAGGAGGAGCAGCGGCGGCTTGGAGGATGGGGCGGCGGGGCACCAGACGCGCAGCGTggtggcgccggcgccggcgccgccgtCGTGGCAGGCTGACGGGAGGCAGAGGAGGACggggcggaggcggaggcgcgcCAGCAGGTGGAGCGACAGCGCCGCGTCGCGGAAGGCGGCCAGGCGGAGCCGGAGGAGCAGGCGGAGGAGGAGCAGCGAGAGGGAGAGCAGCGCGAACAGCGTCGATGCGCCGTGCAGCGGCTGCTTAATGTTCATGGCCGCCGCGAGCGCGGTGGCACTGGCACCGCCCGCCGGCGCGCGCATGGACGGGAAAAGGAGATGCGAATCGAGGCCACTGCCGGAAGGGAAAGTACAACAAGACAATGCCTTCCCAGATCGGtgggggtgagagagagagaccaTCCCGACCTGCCCTGCCCTTCTCGTAATTATCGAAGCCACTATGCTACGCCGTTTTGCCGGGCAAAAGGATGCATGTACTATTGCTAATCTTAACCGTAACACGCTGCCTGGCACGACTCCTCTCCCGCATGCTCCTCCAAACAAATCAAAGCTAGCCTTCAAAGAGAAGAAGGCACAAATCGCAGCTCCAGTTTGTATTGTATGTAAAAGTGACTCCGTATGTCTCTTCTCACACATTGCACAAAAATCGGTATCctcttttaggccttgttcgtttgcgctggattggtgggtcggaacgatttctAACCGGATtgattctctaatttatataaactttgattaggtggaacgattccgggtgcaatccgatacaaacgaacaaggccttaaggtGGCTCGGGATGGATCTAGGATTGATAGCAGGGGAAAAcagtttcttctttccttttcagtTTTCAGCATCTCTGTTCTTTTTTTTATCTGTTTCTTTGTTTTCTCATTACCTCTTTTCTATACATATCTCTATAGTAATGTGCAAGAATATAGAAAAGCTCCACTAGAGATGTTAGACGGGCGGCACAAGACGGTCCAGTTCAGGTCCGTTGAAGCATGACTCGCTTAAACACGACATAGTTAGATCTGAATATCTATCTATGTTGTGTCGGACGGTGGGTTGAAATCTCTGAACGAGCACGACATAGATGGACTCGACCGAAGTAAGCCCGACCCAAGAATGAATATTCTCTTGCGCTGGTAGATAAAGAAAACTCAGAATTATATCACCATAAAAAACTAAACACATTCACAAATCATAATTGAAGGATACAACTTAACACAATTACACGTatatacacagatcataaaaaatGATAGACATTAAATAAAGGATAAAGATGTTCATACAATAGTTGgatgtgtttggttgaggagtaaGAAAAAATAGAGTGGTTATATTTCTATTTTTCATATATTTGGTTTCCAACGAAAAAGGAGCAGAGTGACTCCTTGAGTCTCTATATAGGAATATATCATAAATACTTGGGATGCTCCCGCTCCAATAAAATGACAGGATACGAGcgatctcccctctctctctctcctccccttcACACTCCTACGACTCTCTAATCAAACAAAGAACAGAGCGACTCCGCTTTATtctactcttcaaccaaacaaaaatgGAGCGGCTATGTTCTACTTGCCAAACACAGAATGAAACGACTCCATTCTCAAAAACTAGAATGAAGTCGCTCCATTCTAGTTGACTCCCTAGCCAAACACACCTTAAACGAGCCGAGTCTATAGCTCGTTTAGGAACAGGTTGTGCTCGAGCTAGTCCAATGGGCTTAAAACCCTGACATGCCTCCCATGCTAGGCCGAACTCGAGCTTTACGTAGAGCCATGCTGGGCCAGGCTTAGATTGGCCCTAAATAGCGGGCTTCGTGCCAGGCACGCAGGGCACGTGCTTGTTGGCCATATATAAGCTCCACAtcaccaactacttatacattcaccatttcataaaaattaggaagtaaatGGGTGGAGacaacaagtttgttgttcgtttataaaataaaatgataatatgcactaggtttggtcgggttttaAAAAACTCatgggttcacgggtttgggtactataggaacaaacatGTAACCATGAACCTATCGGTATATATTTATGCATATTAACAAACCCATGTGTATGAAAACTGATTCAAGCCCGTACCCTAAGGTCTTGTTTGGAAGCAAGGGTAATAGAGGGGATTCTAGTCCCCTCAACCATCTTCATTCCACTTGCTCCCAAACATGCCCTAATGGAGTAAAAACCTATCGGGTTTTGGGTACTCATTGCCATCCTTACCTATGCTCAGTTGTCGGTTTGGCCATAGAATAGGGTATCTATTTAATCGGTCTGGTGCAAGGTCCCCTGCACACCGGACTAGTCTGGTACACATAGAAATCCTAGGTTTCTATTAAGTGCATTTTTTATTTGGTTTTCACTCCAAACTTTTTATGGACTCCCATAGGTTtcatagtgaaagggaattaggcctacaccttgttcctaattgattttggtggttgaattgcccaacacaaataattggactaactagtttgctctagtgtataagttatacaggtgccaaaggttcacacttagccaataaaaagaccaagaattgggttcaacaaagagagcaagggataaccgaaggcagccctggtctggcgcaccagactgtccggtgcgccaccggacagtgtccggtgcaccagggaactccaagctgaacttcgcaccttcgggaattctcagagccggcgcactataattcaccggagtgtgcggtgtacaccggacagtgtccggtgctccaagaggacgcgactccgaactcgccagcttcgggaattcgcatcaactgctccgctataattcaccggacatgtccggtgtacaccggactgtccggtgtaactgcggggcaacggctacttcaggcaccaacggctacctgcagcgcattaaatgcgcgccagcgcgcgtagaagtcaggcacgcgtgaagtggagcaccggacactctacagtgcatgtccggtgcgccaccggacatccaggcgggcccagcagtcagagctccaacggtcggaaccctaacggctgggtgacgtggctgtcgcaccggacatgtccggtgtgcaccggactgtccagtgcaccatacgacagacagcctccaccaaacggctagtttggtggttggggctataaatacccccaaccaccccacattcaagtcatccaagtttttcaccttccaactacttacaagagctaggcattcaattctagacacacccaagtgatcaaatcctctcccagctccacaaaagcattagtgactagtgagagtgatttgtcgtgttcttttgagctcttgtgcttggatcgcttgctttctttctcattctttcttgcattcaaactcacttgtaattgaggcaagagacaccaatcttgtggtggtccttgtaggaaatttgtgttccaagtgattgagaagaaaagctcactcggtccaagggaccgtttgagagagggaaagggttgaaagagacccggtctttgtgaccacctcaacggggagtaggtttgcaagaaccgaacctcggtaaaacaaatccacgtgtctcactccttattcgcttgcgatttgttttgcaccctctctcgtggactcaattatatttctaactctaacccgacttgtagttgtgattattttttagaattccagtttcgccctattcacccccctctaggcgactttcaattggtatcagagcccagtgcttcattagagcctaaccgctcgaagtgatgtcgggagaacacgccaagaaggagatggagaccggcgacaagcccgctacaagccacgggaaagcttcatcggaagagtcctgcaacaaaaagaaagggaaggagaagaaagcctcctcccacaagtcgcatcggagtggcgacaagaaaaagaaaatgaggaaggtggtctactacgagaccgacacttcatcaccttccacctccggctcggacgtgccctccataacttctaagcgccaagagcgcaaaaagtatagtaagatccccctacgctacccccacatttcaaagcgtactcctcTACTCTCCGTTccgttaggcaaaccaccggtttttgacggtgaagattataatatgtggagtgacaaaatgaggcatcatctaacctcactccacacaagcatatggaatgttgttgagtttggtgtacaggtaccatccgtaggggatgaagactacgactcggacgaggtggcccaaattcaccactttaactcccaagccaccactatactcctcgcctctctaagtcgagaggagtataataaggtgtgttggaacttgctctcagtcgcaaggaggccaacaagggtgaacagtgacgacaatagggttacgtgctagaaggcaatagctctgttaatctgccctctcacgggcactgtgcgggggtatttataggtacctgagcgcccagcgccttgggttaaggacgcatgtgccctcatctacccaggttatccccagaatattcccataaagcagggttacagactgtaattataggaatgcctttacaaatgaggCCTGTAACacacagcggccacgcagggcccgttacaatgggccggatcgcacgtgggcctccgaactggacgaggccgcacggtgggaagacctcgtcgcaggccttcgtctgatgtcgtaccgagcgaagggtgtccctgcctgttttgtctccgtcggaccagcgacaacagcgaagacttcgagcgaagggtggcggctttgccttcgccccaacatttgccctccgag
It contains:
- the LOC100284273 gene encoding uncharacterized protein LOC100284273; translation: MRAPAGGASATALAAAMNIKQPLHGASTLFALLSLSLLLLRLLLRLRLAAFRDAALSLHLLARLRLRPVLLCLPSACHDGGAGAGATTLRVWCPAAPSSKPPLLLLHGFGGDAKWTWARNLPRLSRHFHVYVPDLVFFGAQSRSASPLRSVAFQARCAAEAMRLLGVPRYDVAGISYGGFVAYRMAAAEARDAVGRLVIMTTGVAATPGEMRAMAAREDRTVEDALLPDTAEGLRFLVRRSMHRPPPWMPDFVLDDFIQLMYVDQKRERAELLHELLKTGAGFDPLPVLTQETLIIWGDKDQVFPVDLGHRLHRLLGERSRLEIVRDAGHALQLEGADHVNRSIKSFLLDERVGPGAGAGRK